A window from Pseudooceanicola algae encodes these proteins:
- a CDS encoding Na+/H+ antiporter subunit G produces MDLFLEIVITAALVISGIFGLVGSFGLLKLRETMQRLHAPTKATTLGVGGVLIASMAATYRADGQISVHELLVTLFLMLTAPITANFIAKTYMQVHLRPRDLPAPGGEHGWSLYEKPPSEKHAEE; encoded by the coding sequence ATGGACCTGTTCCTTGAAATCGTGATCACTGCCGCGCTCGTCATCAGCGGCATCTTCGGCCTTGTCGGCTCTTTCGGGCTACTGAAGCTGCGTGAGACGATGCAGCGGCTGCATGCGCCGACCAAGGCCACAACGCTGGGGGTCGGCGGTGTGCTGATCGCCTCGATGGCCGCGACCTATCGGGCGGATGGCCAGATCAGCGTGCATGAGCTGCTGGTGACGCTGTTCCTGATGCTGACTGCGCCGATTACGGCGAATTTCATCGCCAAGACTTATATGCAGGTGCACCTGCGGCCGCGTGACCTGCCCGCACCGGGCGGCGAACACGGCTGGTCGCTGTATGAAAAACCGCCGTCGGAAAAGCACGCGGAGGAGTGA
- a CDS encoding Na+/H+ antiporter subunit E: MSPLRRIFPHPLLTIALTFVWLALVNKVTPGNVLLGAVLAILISLLTSAFWPNRPRIQKPFALAWYILIVLWDIVVANIEVAMIVLFKPHAKIRSAWVSVPLDLTSPEAITMLAGTITMTPGTVSAMLAADGTAILVHCLHAPDPDDVRDSIKSRYESRLKEIFP; this comes from the coding sequence ATGAGCCCGCTTCGCCGGATCTTCCCGCATCCGCTGCTGACCATCGCCCTGACCTTTGTCTGGCTGGCGCTGGTCAACAAGGTCACGCCGGGCAACGTCCTTCTGGGCGCTGTGCTGGCGATCCTGATTTCGTTGCTGACTTCGGCTTTCTGGCCCAACCGGCCGCGGATCCAGAAGCCTTTCGCGCTGGCCTGGTACATCCTGATCGTGCTTTGGGACATCGTGGTCGCCAATATCGAAGTCGCGATGATCGTGCTGTTCAAACCCCATGCCAAGATCCGGTCGGCCTGGGTCAGCGTGCCGCTTGACCTGACCTCGCCCGAGGCGATCACGATGCTGGCCGGCACGATCACCATGACGCCCGGCACCGTCTCGGCCATGCTGGCGGCCGATGGCACCGCGATCCTTGTCCATTGTCTGCATGCGCCGGACCCCGATGACGTGCGGGACTCGATCAAGAGCCGCTATGAATCCCGCCTGAAGGAGATCTTCCCATGA
- a CDS encoding K+/H+ antiporter subunit F: MIGIALTFAAGCFGLALLANLFRLVKGPDPADRILALDTMVINVLALLILYGVWQGTAIYFEASILVAMVGFVSTVAYCRFILRGDLIE, from the coding sequence ATGATCGGTATCGCCTTGACCTTTGCCGCGGGCTGCTTCGGACTGGCCCTGCTGGCGAACCTGTTCCGCCTGGTGAAGGGGCCGGATCCGGCAGACCGCATCCTGGCGCTGGACACCATGGTGATCAACGTGCTGGCGCTGCTGATCCTTTATGGGGTCTGGCAGGGCACGGCGATCTATTTCGAAGCCTCGATCCTTGTCGCAATGGTCGGTTTCGTCTCGACCGTTGCCTATTGCCGCTTCATCCTGCGCGGCGACCTGATCGAGTAA